The following coding sequences lie in one Musa acuminata AAA Group cultivar baxijiao chromosome BXJ1-8, Cavendish_Baxijiao_AAA, whole genome shotgun sequence genomic window:
- the LOC135588019 gene encoding cysteine-tryptophan domain-containing zinc finger protein 7-like: MDEENELEEGEAWSGREDDSCIDPDAFSYIDKKIQDVLGHFQKDFEAGLSAENLGAKFGGYGSFLPTYQRSPLILSQPRSAQDVPSQNVTKSPYNPSVKVTNPNVSVTMSSSCLKNNSVMVPPVDNSCKRDMCMNEPYIQESNSQHTSLDKPSNITDQKPLKVRIKVGSDNTLARNNVTIYSTLGLDMSSPSSFEDSPHGSIGISSEFQDLPDESPKTIFQVMTCFVVPGGLLLSPLQESLFQLVLKDNSFVNKGKRGMLFPGTPEMNSDFAYYSTCSREVKGQMEQQTKSSEHKGRPRVIKNAEGKNDVNLIREIDIETQGGQELAPSSISNNADRKAERLMVGNTAKDDTKMLDHQWKMNEASLKGISTFPGAVDDKPYDLIESTTNNEITNSGNEITCSRGKLNLRASRTEKKSEEQNSNKQKNDNSELQKEVRRKVDKDFGPYSNGQKRRNGQITEPADHIESNSFPHKEKAMGRKDQISDGKKKPKSRINFRSSGEFLKDNISGSSSAALKERKKNSHARTDHAEKKSNALKSHKQSSGASFREFHGNIKWDNKSEPSENEVGSQDFHSKRKGKSMKPKHEKSVVSTHTFKEKSGCKKVEETLTSGTFIDEPILTPLTCNVLATDATVAPPAPAIINDEWVCCDICGKWRLLPYETNPSDLPNTWQCNMLNWLPGMNSCEIGEEETTNALIALYLPLAPENGATLDVCHNVASSSTSLAGGLPLGQRIEVNIQNVHTTGKRKNTLKDASDMLSHSTPKCFPDTVNRGQLASVKCEISNEANKHHPVEMNSMNKVGLVNESRSSDFNSEKQKIKQKYKQKNLGFYSDEDDHGRQSEKHLKLKSKREVDQDDLGSSKKPRKEILQYSDKECSNDNLSMKAFEENGIGGCSTAGIATNESKQRKLPMPKDLKCDSEANSAASSKRLRDEVQFNALYVDKSNNMDLSAKKRKVKEWQEGEPNQEALVTSQRLVENEVIVKGALSESKPVKNRKALLSIPEGEGSKATKLNSKMDQKGKLTRMALPASIEHLPDRINRKALYMMVEEHRSNQSRGNSASPRNLEFNCLKGDMVHAQPPAAANSSSSKVSGSQKSRSNLKETKGSPIESVSSSPSRIPRIEKPSCKRILEQNVDVSNAGFSVLRSPKRCADSEVNGGSARSGNDRKERVFSLQHRGCKSDLGKSKLRISGSCKEMNLQSTKNSIGCRLEDSFGPCESEKGNTQEKDEKDILRKKDVTSKWMTVRQENISTLTVQENMNANGTSQNEKALNHPCSDRINCGELPSELGRSQLKLTSGNEQETKSWGPPLVSSPLKASKTALEVVDAVSADALNFVKQHKQPDIRNGLHHNNLRHAAPDGPDPSSPIRKENHSVMLKEARDLKHTANRLKSEGLELESTALYFEAAMKFLHVAALMEPINFDCAKQAEAGQMYFETAKLCKFVAHEYEKIKEMAATALAYKCVEVAYMKSAYSKRPNASKDLNELQAAFQFLPPGESPSSSASDVDNLNNQAILGKDASGKDGSSPQVAGNSVIAARHHQLMWLLHYINDINCAFEATRKSHIAFEAAIVSLQKDRVDGMSYVRKALDCNFYNIEGLLQLVRLSLESIGR; this comes from the exons ATGGATGAGGAGAACGAACTCGAGGAAGGCGAGGCGTGGTCGGGACGGGAGGACGACTCCTGCATCGACCCTGATGCATTCTCCTACATT GATAAAAAGATCCAGGATGTACTGGGGCATTTCCAGAAAGACTTCGAAGCTGGGCTTTCTGCTGAGAACTTGG GTGCAAAATTTGGAGGATATGGTTCTTTCTTACCTACCTATCAGCGTTCTCCTTTAATTTTAAGTCAACCTAGAAGTGCACAAGATGTTCCAAGTCAAAATGTCACAAAATCTCCCTACAATCCATCAGTCAAG GTTACAAACCCAAACGTTTCAGTTACCATGAGCTCATCTTGTTTGAAAAATAACAGTGTTATGGTGCCACCAGTGGACAACTCATGCAAAAGGGACATGTGCATGAATGAACCATACATTCAGGAGTCCAATTCCCAACATACTTCCTTAGATAAACCATCTAACATTACTGACCAGAAACCACTGAAGGTTCGCATCAAAGTGGGTTCTGATAACACCTTGGCTAGAAATAATGTTACCATCTATAGCACTCTGGGCCTAGATATGTCTTCACCATCATCGTTTGAGGACAGTCCTCATGGGAGCATAGGGATCTCCTCTGAATTCCAAGATCTGCCTGATGAATCTCCCAAGACTATTTTCCAG GTTATGACATGTTTTGTGGTTCCTGGTGGCCTTTTACTTTCACCTCTTCAAGAAAGTCTATTTCAATTGGTTTTAAAAGACAATTCTTTTGTCAACAAGGGCAAAAGAGGAATGCTTTTCCCGGGAACGCCTGAAATGAATTCAGACTTTGCATATTATTCTACATGTTCAAGAGAAGTCAAAGGTCAGATGGAGCAGCAAACGAAGTCTAGTGAGCACAAAGGAAGACCGAGAGTAATTAAGAATGCAGAGGGAAAGAATGATGTAAACTTGATTAGGGAAATTGACATTGAAACCCAAGGAGGACAAGAGCTTGCGCCATCCTCTATTTCGAACAATGCAGATAGAAAAGCAGAAAGACTGATGGTTGGGAATACTGCAAAGGATGACACCAAGATGTTGGATCATCAATGGAAAATGAATGAGGCATCATTGAAGGGCATATCAACTTTTCCTGGTGCAGTAGATGATAAACCTTATGACTTAATTGAAAGTACAACAAATAATGAAATTACTAATTCAGGAAATGAAATAACCTGCTCAAGAGGGAAATTGAATTTAAGAGCAAGCAGGACAGAGAAAAAGTCGGAAGAACAAAATTCAAACAAACAAAAGAATGATAACTCTGAGTTGCAGAAAGAAGTTAGAAGAAAAGTTGATAAAGATTTTGGTCCCTACTCAAAtggacaaaagagaaggaatgggCAAATTACTGAGCCTGCTGATCACATTGAATCCAATTCTTTTCCACACAAGGAGAAGGCAATGGGAAGAAAGGACCAAATATCTGACGGGAAAAAGAAGCCAAAAAGTCGAATCAATTTCAGATCATCAGGGGAGTTCTTGAAAGACAATATCAGTGGTAGCTCATCTGCTGCactgaaggaaagaaagaaaaattctcATGCAAGGACAGACCATGCTGAGAAGAAGTCTAATGCTCTAAAATCACATAAACAGTCAAGTGGGGCTTCCTTTAGAGAATTCCATGGAAATATTAAATGGGACAATAAATCTGAACCATCGGAGAATGAAGTTGGTTCACAGGATTTTCATTCGAAACGTAAAGGGAAGTCCATGAAGCCTAAGCATGAGAAGTCTGTTGTGTCTACACATACATTCAAGGAAAAGTCAGGTTGTAAGAAGGTTGAGGAAACTTTAACCTCAGGAACATTCATTGATGAACCAATACTGACCCCTTTGACATGCAATGTCCTAGCTACAGATGCAACTGTTGCCCCTCCAGCGCCTGCTATTATCAATGATGAGTGGGTATGTTGTGACATATGCGGAAAGTGGCGTCTTTTACCATATGAGACCAATCCTAGTGATCTTCCCAATACATGGCAATGCAATATGCTCAATTGGTT GCCTGGGATGAATAGTTGTGAAATCGGTGAGGAGGAGACAACAAATGCCCTAATTGCATTGTATTTACCCCTTGCCCCAGAAAATGGTGCTACCTTAGATGTTTGTCACAATGTTGCCAGTTCTAGCACCTCTTTGGCTGGTGGATTGCCCCTTGGTCAGAGAATTGAAGTTAATATTCAAAATGTACATACTACTGGGAAGAGGAAAAACACATTAAAGGATGCTTCAGATATGCTAAGTCATTCAACTCCTAAGTGCTTTCCAGATACTGTAAACAGGGGCCAGCTGGCCTCTGTTAAATGCGAAATTTCAAATGAGGCAAATAAGCATCATCCTGTGGAAATGAACTCAATGAACAAAGTTGGCCTTGTTAATGAAAGCAGATCATCCGATTTCAACAGTGAGAAGCAGAAGATAAAGCAAAAGTATAAACAAAAAAATCTTGGGTTCTACTCAGATGAAG ATGATCATGGTAGACAAAGTGAGAaacatttaaaattgaaaagcaaGAGAGAGGTTGATCAAGATGATCTTGGATCTTCTAAGAAACCTAGAAAAGAAATCTTGCAATATTCTGACAAAGAATGTTCCAACGATAATTTATCTATGAAGGCTTTTGAGGAAAATGGCATTGGTGGTTGTTCAACCGCAGGAATTGCTACTAATGAGTCCAAGCAGAGGAAACTGCCAATGCCAAAAGACTTAAAATGTGACTCGGAAGCCAATTCCGCTGCGTCATCAAAGAGGTTGCGGGATGAAGTTCAGTTCAATGCTTTATATGTTGATAAGTCAAATAATATGGACCTTTCTGCTAAGAAAAGGAAAGTAAAAGAGTGGCAAGAGGGTGAGCCCAATCAGGAGGCTCTTGTGACTAGCCAACGTTTGGTAGAAAATGAGGTTATTGTTAAAGGAGCTCTAAGTGAATCAAAGCCTGTAAAGAACAGGAAGGCATTGTTATCAATACCTGAAGGAGAAGGATCTAAAGCAACTAAACTGAATAGCAAGATGGATCAAAAAGGTAAATTGACCAGAATGGCTTTGCCTGCCAGTATAGAGCATCTACCTGATCGAATAAATAGGAAAGCCTTATATATGATGGTAGAAGAGCATAGGTCAAATCAGAGCCGAGGGAACTCAGCATCTCCAAGGAACTTGGAATTCAATTGCTTGAAGGGGGATATGGTCCATGCACAGCCTCCTGCTGCAGCTAACTCAAGTTCTTCAAAGGTTTCAGGCTCCCAGAAAAGTAGATCCAATCTTAAGGAAACAAAAGGTTCTCCAATTGAGTCAGTTTCTTCATCACCTTCAAGGATTCCTAGAATTGAAAAACCTTCATGCAAAAGGATCTTGGAGCAAAATGTTGATGTGAGCAATGCTGGTTTCTCAGTCTTAAGGAGCCCCAAAAGATGCGCAGATAGTGAAGTTAATGGTGGAAGTGCCCGGTCTGGAAATGATAGGAAAGAGAGAGTCTTTTCTCTTCAACATAGAGGTTGTAAATCTGATTTGGGGAAGAGTAAACTTCGGATTTCTGGTTCTTGCAAGGAGATGAATTTGCAATCTACAAAGAACAGCATCGGATGCAGACTTGAGGATAGCTTCGGTCCTTGTGAGAGTGAAAAAGGCAACACCCAGGAGAAGGATGAGAAGGATATCTTGAGGAAAAAAGACGTTACTTCGAAATGGATGACCGTTAGGCAAGAAAATATCTCAACTTTGACAGTGCAAGAAAACATGAATgctaatggcacttctcaaaatgaAAAAGCATTGAACCACCCTTGTTCAGATAGGATTAATTGTGGAGAATTGCCTTCTGAACTAGGAAGGTCTCAGTTGAAGCTGACTTCTGGTAATGAACAAGAAACAAAGTCTTGGGGTCCTCCTTTGGTATCTTCACCTCTCAAGGCAAGTAAAACAGCTCTTGAGGTAGTTGATGCAGTTAGTGCTGATGCTTTGAATTTTGTCAAACAACATAAACAACCAGATATCCGCAATGGATTGCACCATAATAATCTGAGACATGCTGCTCCTGATGGTCCTGACCCATCGAGTCCAATAAGAAAGGAAAATCATTCTGTTATGTTGAAAGAGGCAAGAGATCTTAAGCATACAGCCAATCGCTTAAAG AGTGAAGGACTGGAACTTGAAAGCACTGCCCTGTACTTTGAGGCAGCCATGAAGTTTCTGCATGTTGCTGCTCTCATGGAACCTATCAATTTTGATTGTGCTAAACAAGCAGAAGCAGGCCAAATGTACTTTGAAACAGCAAAACTATGCAA ATTTGTGGCCCATGAATACGAAAAGATCAAGGAGATGGCTGCTACTGCTTTAGCATACAAATGCGTTGAAGTAGCCTATATGAAGTCTGCATACAGTAAAAGACCTAATGCAAGCAAAGACCTTAATGAATTGCAAGCAGCTTTTCAGTTTCTTCCTCCAG GTGAATCACCATCATCTTCTGCTTCAGATGTTGATAATTTAAACAATCAGGCTATATTAGGCAAGGATGCTTCAGGCAAGGATGGAAGTTCTCCTCAAGTTGCTGGCAACTCTGTCATAGCTGCACGCCATCACCAACTTATGTGGTTGCTCCATTAT ATAAATGATATAAATTGTGCATTTGAAGCGACTAGGAAATCACATATTGCTTTTGAAGCTGCTATTGTCAGCCTGCAAAAGGATAGGGTGGATGGCATGTCGTATGTAAGAAAGGCTCTTGATTGCAACTTTTATAACATAGAAGGGTTACTGCAACTTGTACGGCTTTCACTGGAGTCTATTGGTCGTTAA
- the LOC135588020 gene encoding probable serine/threonine-protein kinase PBL7, giving the protein MVCFPCFRSPGQGKEKEVKKKIEGIGGADCKQEFSAAPSSHHGSSDKSKLRTDSVSIKEASTPKEGNAGNIAAQTFTFRELATATKNFRRDCLLGEGGFGRVYKGRLETGQVVAVKQLDRNGLQGNREFLVEVLMLSLLHHLNLVNLIGYCADGDQRLLVYEFMPLGSLEDHLHDIPADVEPLDWNTRMKIAAGAAKGLEYLHDTANPPVIYRDFKSSNILLGKGYHPKLSDFGLAKLGPVGDKTHVSTRVMGTYGYCAPEYAMTGQLTVKSDVYSFGVVLLELITGRKAIDNSRPVGEQYLVAWARPLFKDRRKFAKMADPLLQGHYPTRGIYQALAVAAMCLQEQAATRPLIGDVVTAVSYLASQNYDPIAASTRSTRNGPSTPRSTSRIDNQHAVHSPHQNSPDSRQRDPIMIACEDAKIGIGSSGGCSGHTWVLEELETRESQMDSPAQVGSVRDSPKDICHKLDRERAVAEAKEWGETWRERQRKNTPGSFHSTT; this is encoded by the exons ATGGTTTGCTTTCCGTGTTTTCGATCGCCCGGTCAGGGAAAGGAGAAGGAGGTGAAGAAGAAGATCGAAGGGATAGGTGGTGCGGATTGCAAGCAGGAGTTTTCCGCCGCTCCGTCATCTCACCATGGCAGTTCTG ACAAATCGAAGTTGAGGACCGATTCAGTCTCCATAAAGGAGGCATCAACTCCGAAAGAAGGCAATGCTGGCAATATTGCGGCACAGACATTCACTTTCCGTGAGCTTGCTACAGCCACTAAGAACTTTAGACGAGATTGCCTTTTGGGTGAAGGTGGCTTTGGTCGCGTTTATAAAGGAAGGTTAGAGACTGGGCAG GTTGTTGCCGTTAAACAACTTGACAGAAACGGTCTTCAGGGGAACAGGGAGTTTCTGGTTGAAGTCCTCATGCTTAGCCTATTACATCACCTGAATCTTGTCAATCTGATTGGTTATTGTGCTGATGGTGATCAACGACTGCTCGTTTATGAGTTTATGCCATTGGGTTCATTGGAAGATCATTTGCATG ATATCCCAGCTGATGTGGAACCACTTGACTGGAATACCCGGATGAAGATAGCAGCTGGTGCAGCTAAAGGCTTAGAATACCTGCATGATACGGCAAACCCTCCAGTTATTTATCGtgacttcaaatcatcaaacaTACTTCTTGGCAAAGGATATCATCCAAAGTTGTCAGACTTTGGGCTTGCGAAACTTGGTCCTGTTGGTGACAAGACTCATGTCTCAACCAGAGTGATGGGAACGTATGGTTACTGTGCTCCTGAGTATGCTATGACAGGGCAGTTAACTGTGAAATCTGATGTATATAGTTTTGGTGTTGTGTTACTTGAACTGATCACCGGCCGTAAAGCCATCGACAACAGCAGGCCTGTTGGAGAACAATATCTAGTTGCATGG GCTCGTCCATTATttaaagaccgtcgaaagttcgccaaaaTGGCTGACCCATTGCTACAAGGTCATTATCCGACGAGAGGCATATATCAGGCACTGGCTGTCGCAGCAATGTGTTTGCAGGAGCAAGCAGCTACTCGACCTCTCATAGGGGATGTTGTGACAGCAGTTTCATATTTAGCTTCACAAAATTATGATCCAATTGCAGCTTCTACTCGGAGTACTAGGAATGGTCCATCTACCCCAAGGTCCACAAGCAGGATTGACAATCAACATGCTGTCCATTCACCACATCAAAATTCTCCGGACTCTAGGCAAAGGGATCCAATAATGATTGCATGTGAGGATGCAAAAATTGGCATAGGGAGTTCAGGTGGGTGTTCTGGGCACACGTGGGTCTTGGAAGAGTTGGAAACTCGTGAGTCTCAGATGGATAGCCCAGCACAAGTAGGGAGTGTGAGAGACTCCCCAAAAGATATTTGCCACAAACTTGACAGAGAGCGTGCTGTTGCAGAGGCCAAAGAATGGGGTGAAACTTGGCGGGAGAGACAACGGAAAAATACACCAGGCAGCTTCCACAGTACAACTTGA
- the LOC135588021 gene encoding uncharacterized protein LOC135588021 yields the protein MKLSPSLFGSPAYRTETSPFGLEMEKGGGSSRFDLGSSSLPCDLALDIVSLLEASDVCSLGSCSRFWQGLCASDSVWIALYKRRWPSAVGDLGALPSQGCKTFYINKHKKLASAVSDVIKSVLEWSKSGSMEVGYYLKAISDLGSMELGFKDVQLFLFRREHNVLLNLIGLHYCIFSLDILPVDVMEVLESCQVSEQQVCVSWFMLGRWLYGFRLPDEHRSRIVSLTELAMGKEGEVLGVLNRGAIHEVLRVQITTVATS from the exons ATGAAGCTTTCGCCGTCCCTCTTTGGTTCTCCGGCTTACCGGACCGAAACCTCCCCTTTTGGGTTGGAAATGGAGAAGGGCGGCGGAAGCTCGCGGTTCGACCTCGGCTCAAGCTCGCTCCCATGCGATCTCGCGCTCGACATCGTCTCCTTGCTCGAG GCTTCCGATGTTTGCTCGTTGGGGAGTTGTTCCCGCTTCTGGCAAGGCCTTTGCGCCTCCGATTCCGTCTGGATCGCGCTCTACAAGCGGCGATGGCCCTCCGCGGTTGGCGACCTCGGTGCATTGCCCTCGCAG GGATGTAAAACTTTTTACATTAATAAGCACAAGAAATTGGCCAGTGCTGTTTCTGATGTAATAAAATCTGTGTTAGAGTGGTCAAAAAGTGGGTCAATGGAAGTTGGTTATTATTTAAAAGCAATTAGTGACCTGGGCTCGATGGAACTTGGTTTTAAAGATGTGCAGCTGTTCCTGTTCAGAAGGGAGCATAATGTGCTATTAAATCTGATTGGATTGCATTATTGTATATTTTCACTGGACATTCTG CCTGTTGATGTGATGGAGGTGCTTGAAAGCTGCCAAGTTTCAGAGCAGCAAGTATGTGTGAGTTGGTTTATGCTAGGCAGGTGGTTGTACGGCTTCCGCTTGCCTGATGAGCACCGCTCTCGCATTGTTTCTCTGACTGAGCTTGCGATGGGCAAGGAGGGAGAGGTTCTTGGTGTGCTCAACCGTGGTGCAATTCATGAGGTATTGCGCGTCCAGATCACCACGGTTGCAACAAGCTGA
- the LOC135589147 gene encoding uncharacterized protein LOC135589147, with protein sequence MGCGGSKQDVATGNTITRRILRRPSSVSKSKASSALTNGDASKKQAAEANGAAGEAKLVSKESSEEYFSSRREIDCLDVVTGSEGAEYFSPIEDSDANVKTAEGSGEIAVSEAKNGAAFGRKEEKEQIGRKEDDGESLGKQSVDFKETISIDEAEAEKKSPGEKETAKKS encoded by the exons ATGGGCTGCGGCGGCTCGAAGCAGGACGTGGCCACCGGCAACACGATCACCCGCCGTATCCTCCGCAGGCCATCGAGTGTCTCCAAGAGCAAAGCATCTTCGGCGTTGACGAACGGCGACGCCTCCAAGAAGCAGGCGGCCGAGGCAAACGGTGCCGCCGGTGAGGCCAAACTCGTGTCGAAGGAGTCGTCGGAGGAGTACTTCTCGTCTAGGAGGGAGATAGACTGCTTGGACGTGGTGACGGGGAGCGAAGGCGCCGAGTACTTCTCCCCCATCGAGGACTCCGACGCCAACGTGAAAACAGCGGAGGGAAGCGGTGAGATCGCCGTCTCCGAGGCGAAGAACGGTGCCGCGTTTGGCCGAAAGGAAGAGAAAGAGCAGATCGGCCGCAAAGAAGATGACG GGGAATCACTTGGAAAGCAATCTGTAGATTTCAAAGAGACCATTTCCATCGATGAAGCAGAAGCAGAAAAGAAGAGTCCAGGAGAGAAGGAGACTGCAAAGAAGTCATAA
- the LOC135584845 gene encoding E3 ubiquitin-protein ligase MIEL1-like — translation MEASADDARLGFGKMGYGCKHYKRRCKIRAPCCNEIFCCRHCHNESTKDRHEICRFDVQTVICVVCDTEQPVAQVCSNCGVNMGEYFCVVCRFYDDDVAKGHYHCEDCGICRVGGRENFFHCQKCGSCYSFGLLNKHSCVENSMRHHCSICYEYLFDSMKETTVLKCGHTMHSDCLSEMLNHDKYCCPICSKSVIDMSKIWRKMDEEIEETAMPEDYRTRKVWILCNDCNDTTEVFYHIIGQKCSHCQSYNTRMISPPTDPQ, via the exons ATGGAGGCCTCCGCTGATGATGCTCGACTGGGCTTCGGGAAGATGGGTTACGG GTGCAAGCACTACAAGAGGAGGTGCAAGATTCGAGCGCCATGCTGCAATGAGATCTTTTGCTGCCGCCACTGCCATAACGAGTCTACG AAGGATCGACATGAAATCTGCCGCTTCGATGTTCAAACG GTAATTTGTGTGGTTTGCGACACCGAGCAACCG GTTGCCCAAGTGTGCTCGAATTGTGGGGTCAACATGGGGGAGTACTTCTGTGTAGTGTGCAGATTTTACGACGACGAT GTTGCCAAAGGGCATTACCATTGCGAGGATTGCGGTATCTGCAG AGTTGGTGGCAGAGAGAACTTCTTCCACTGCCAGAAATGTG GGTCCTGCTACTCTTTTGGCTTGCTCAACAAGCATTCATGTGTTGAAAACTCAATGAGACATCATTGTTCCATATGTTATGAG TATCTCTTCGACTCGATGAAAGAAACAACTGTATTGAAATGTGGGCACACAATGCACTCAGATTGTCTCAGTGAGATGTTGAATCATGACAA ATACTGTTGTCCCATATGCTCCAAGTCAGTAATTGACATGTCAAAAATCTGGAGGAAGATGGATGAGGAG ATAGAAGAAACAGCCATGCCAGAGGATTACAGAACAAGAAAG GTTTGGATCCTCTGCAATGACTGTAACGACACCACCGAAGTCTTTTACCACATCATTGGCCAGAAGTGCAGTCACTGCCAATCTTACAACACTCGCATGATATCTCCCCCCACAGATCCTCAGTGA
- the LOC135588022 gene encoding divinyl chlorophyllide a 8-vinyl-reductase, chloroplastic-like, which translates to MSLLSTISSSSNSLHLLHHHNHLSSLASFHSSSSSSSSSIILSPLHIPRHGIKATKFTITASTSPPPPPSISKSTASPTQSFRKRSPKDVNVLVTGSTGYIGKFVVRELCRRGFNVVAVARERSGIRGRDDKARAAGQLAGATVCFADVTDPDALGRALDALGRPIDAVVCCLASRGGGISDSWKVDYGASRNSLLAGRRLGASHFVLLSAICVQKPLLEFQRAKLKFEAELDEEAAADPGFTYSVVRPTAFFKSLGGQVETVKDGKPYVMFGDGRLCACKPISEADLAAFIADCVMDEDKACKILPIGGPGKALTPLEQGQLLFKLLGREPKFFKVPIEVMDFVIGVLDFLAKLFPSLEDAAEFGKIGRYYAAESMLVLDPETGEYSAEKTPSYGKDTLEEFFAKVIREGMAGQELGEQTII; encoded by the coding sequence ATGTCCCTCCTttccaccatctcctcctcctccaattcccttcacctcctccaccaccacaatCACCTCTCTTCCCTTGCCAGcttccattcttcttcttcttcttcttcctcctccattatCCTTTCACCTCTTCACATTCCCAGACATGGCATCAAAGCAACAAAATTCACCATCACTGCTtccacttctcctcctcctcctccttccataAGCAAATCCACAGCTTCTCCTACCCAGTCCTTCAGAAAGAGGTCTCCCAAGGACGTCAACGTCCTTGTGACCGGCTCCACCGGCTACATCGGCAAGTTCGTGGTGCGCGAGCTCTGCCGTCGCGGCTTCAACGTGGTGGCGGTCGCGCGCGAGCGGAGCGGCATCCGGGGCCGCGACGACAAGGCGCGGGCCGCCGGGCAGCTGGCCGGCGCCACCGTGTGCTTCGCGGATGTCACTGATCCCGACGCCCTTGGCCGCGCCCTCGACGCCCTTGGCCGCCCCATCGACGCCGTCGTCTGCTGCCTCGCCAGCCGTGGCGGCGGCATCAGCGACTCGTGGAAGGTCGACTACGGTGCCTCCAGGAACAGCCTCCTTGCGGGGCGCCGCCTCGGCGCCTCCCACTTCGTCCTCCTCTCAGCCATCTGCGTCCAGAAGCCGCTCCTCGAGTTCCAGCGCGCCAAGCTCAAGTTCGAGGCCGAGCTCGACGAGGAGGCGGCCGCCGACCCCGGCTTCACCTATAGCGTCGTGCGCCCCACCGCGTTCTTCAAGAGCCTGGGCGGGCAGGTGGAGACGGTGAAGGACGGGAAGCCGTACGTGATGTTCGGCGACGGGCGGCTGTGCGCCTGCAAGCCCATCAGCGAGGCAGACCTCGCGGCCTTCATAGCCGATTGTGTCATGGACGAGGACAAGGCCTGCAAAATTCTGCCCATTGGGGGGCCAGGGAAGGCCTTGACGCCATTGGAGCAGGGGCAGCTGCTCTTTAAGTTGCTCGGCCGGGAGCCTAAATTCTTCAAGGTGCCCATAGAAGTGATGGACTTCGTGATCGGAGTGCTTGATTTCCTTGCAAAGCTATTTCCATCATTGGAGGACGCAGCAGAATTTGGCAAGATCGGCCGGTATTATGCAGCAGAGAGCATGCTGGTGTTGGATCCGGAGACAGGGGAATACAGTGCAGAGAAGACACCGAGCTACGGGAAGGATACATTGGAAGAATTCTTTGCAAAGGTGATCAGAGAAGGAATGGCTGGCCAGGAATTGGGGGAACAAACCATCATCTGA